In a single window of the Verrucomicrobiales bacterium genome:
- a CDS encoding alkaline phosphatase family protein, with protein sequence MPRVAVLNVVGLCERHLGAHTPQISAFVRNGTLHHVEPVLPAVTCTAQSTYLTGLPPGEHGAVANGWYHRELAEVQFWKQSNHVVHGRKLWEDLRSRVPGFTCAKLFWWYNMYSSADYSITPRPMYPADGRKFFDVYSWPYSIRPEVKQKLGEFPFPGFWGPAAGKASPAGGPDCATRWIADSAKWIEEKYSPTLNLVYLPHLDYNLQRVGPNDPSIAVDLKQIDDIVGDLIRFFSSRNMQVVLLSEYGITEVSQPIHLNRIFRERGWLTIKEELGLELLDAGNSRAFAVADHQVAHVYVNDRSILTQVRDAVCGAAGVETVLGSEEQVARGLKHDRAGDLIAVADSKSWFTYYYWMDDRRAPDFARCVDIHRKPGYDPVELFVDPTLAAPKLKIAWRLLQKKLGFRMLMDLIPLDATLVKGSHGARPDSPLDFPVLVLPGKLTATAPPIAATSVYGLLRDQVLKG encoded by the coding sequence ATGCCCAGAGTCGCTGTCTTGAATGTGGTTGGTCTTTGCGAGAGGCATCTCGGTGCCCACACGCCCCAGATCAGCGCTTTTGTTCGCAACGGCACGTTGCATCATGTCGAACCGGTGCTGCCGGCCGTCACCTGCACGGCTCAGTCTACCTATCTCACTGGGTTACCTCCCGGCGAACATGGAGCGGTTGCCAACGGATGGTACCATCGGGAATTGGCCGAGGTGCAGTTCTGGAAGCAATCCAACCATGTCGTGCACGGACGCAAACTCTGGGAAGATCTGCGATCGCGTGTGCCTGGGTTCACCTGTGCCAAACTATTTTGGTGGTACAACATGTATTCCAGCGCGGACTATTCGATCACTCCGCGACCCATGTATCCGGCCGATGGCCGGAAGTTCTTCGACGTTTATTCCTGGCCGTATTCGATTCGGCCCGAGGTGAAGCAAAAGCTGGGAGAGTTTCCGTTTCCCGGTTTCTGGGGGCCGGCGGCAGGGAAGGCTTCGCCGGCCGGTGGACCCGATTGCGCCACCCGGTGGATCGCCGACTCCGCGAAATGGATCGAGGAGAAGTATTCTCCGACGCTCAACCTCGTTTACCTTCCCCACCTCGATTACAACCTGCAGCGCGTCGGTCCCAACGATCCATCGATCGCGGTGGATCTAAAGCAGATTGATGACATTGTCGGGGATCTTATCCGCTTTTTCTCGTCGCGCAACATGCAGGTGGTTCTGCTTTCGGAGTATGGCATCACCGAGGTGTCGCAGCCGATTCATCTGAATCGGATCTTTCGGGAGCGGGGGTGGTTGACCATCAAGGAAGAGTTGGGGCTGGAACTGCTCGATGCCGGTAACAGCCGAGCGTTCGCCGTGGCGGATCACCAGGTCGCTCATGTGTATGTGAACGATCGTTCCATCCTGACCCAGGTGCGTGACGCGGTGTGCGGTGCGGCGGGCGTGGAGACGGTCTTGGGCAGTGAGGAACAGGTGGCTCGGGGGTTGAAGCATGACCGCGCCGGCGACTTGATTGCCGTGGCGGATTCCAAGTCGTGGTTTACTTATTATTATTGGATGGACGATAGACGGGCGCCCGATTTTGCCCGCTGTGTCGATATTCATCGCAAGCCCGGGTATGATCCGGTGGAGCTGTTTGTGGATCCCACGCTCGCGGCCCCGAAGTTGAAAATTGCCTGGCGGCTGCTGCAGAAGAAACTCGGGTTTCGCATGCTGATGGATCTGATTCCCTTGGACGCGACTCTGGTGAAAGGCTCGCACGGGGCAAGGCCAGACAGCCCGCTCGATTTTCCGGTCCTGGTGTTGCCAGGCAAGTTGACGGCCACTGCGCCGCCGATCGCTGCGACCTCTGTTTATGGACTCCTGCGAGATCAGGTGTTGAAGGGTTGA
- a CDS encoding asparaginase encodes MKFDRETGGAVPQLSGEQILAQVSDLPPNIEIQSENFGLLPGPHMTPPRMLELTRRIAHILEHPTQLGVVVTHGTDTLEETAYLQDLLHTSAKPVVFVGAMRNSSELSWDGPANLRAAIRVAAAPETRNLGALVVMNDQVLAAAEVSKTHTEAVDTFQSLSFGPLGFLDKDRLFITRTPKRREQVQATTLEERVEMIRVYAGFNGRLIDHAVSDGAQGIVLEALGRGNVPPASVPAIERAIAQGIPVILTSRCPKGRVLDTYAYDGGGHQLTQRGAILGGMLPGPKARIKLMLLLGSGMNLQQIKAAFEESSGE; translated from the coding sequence ATGAAGTTCGATCGAGAGACCGGCGGAGCCGTTCCCCAGTTGTCGGGAGAACAGATCTTGGCTCAAGTATCTGACCTCCCGCCGAACATCGAAATTCAAAGCGAAAACTTTGGACTGCTGCCCGGGCCGCACATGACGCCGCCGCGAATGCTCGAGCTGACGCGAAGGATTGCCCACATCCTCGAACATCCCACCCAACTGGGCGTGGTCGTCACACACGGCACCGACACCCTGGAGGAGACCGCCTATTTGCAGGACTTGCTCCACACCTCCGCAAAACCGGTGGTGTTCGTCGGCGCGATGCGCAATAGCTCGGAACTCAGCTGGGACGGTCCCGCCAATCTCCGGGCGGCGATTCGCGTGGCTGCAGCTCCGGAAACTCGAAACCTGGGAGCTTTGGTGGTCATGAATGATCAAGTGCTCGCCGCCGCCGAGGTTAGCAAAACCCATACCGAAGCCGTGGACACGTTCCAGAGCCTGAGCTTTGGACCTCTGGGCTTTCTCGACAAGGATCGCCTGTTCATCACCCGAACTCCCAAGCGGCGTGAACAAGTCCAAGCTACGACCCTGGAAGAGCGCGTGGAGATGATCCGTGTCTACGCCGGGTTCAACGGACGTCTCATCGATCACGCCGTGAGCGACGGTGCCCAAGGCATCGTGCTGGAGGCTCTGGGCCGCGGTAATGTTCCGCCCGCGTCCGTGCCCGCCATCGAGCGGGCGATCGCGCAGGGAATCCCCGTGATCCTCACCTCGCGCTGTCCCAAGGGAAGGGTGCTGGATACCTACGCTTACGACGGGGGCGGACACCAACTCACGCAACGGGGAGCGATCCTGGGAGGCATGCTCCCCGGCCCCAAAGCGCGGATCAAGTTGATGCTCCTACTCGGCTCTGGAATGAACCTCCAGCAGATCAAAGCCGCCTTCGAAGAGAGCAGCGGCGAGTGA
- a CDS encoding PSD1 domain-containing protein: protein MLVACGLALQAIAGSADSGRLEFNRDIRPILSENCYLCHGPDKNTRKGKLRLDQREEAVAKRALVPGKPEDSELMKRLVTADPEEVMPPPDTHKTISPAQRELLRRWIAEGAEYQPHWAYRTPERPALPVVKQGEWVKKPIDAFILEALERRGIAPSPEADRATLLRRLSLDLIGLPPSPDEIAAFVKDRRSDAYARQVERLLRSPHFGERMAVGWLDLVRYADTVGYHGDQNINVFPYRDYVIRSFNENKPFDRFTVEQIAGDLLPNATEEQKVATGFNRLNMVTREGGAQPKEYLAKYAADRVRTVAATWLGSTMGCAECHDHKFDPFTMKDFYSMAAFFADVKQWGVYQDYNYTPNPDLKGWSNDHPFPPEIEVDSPYLQQRAARIRSSLDAVLDQVRDSVQGRAARTAELETWVSDARRFLSAHPSGWSAEGITLLSSSKNATLSSEGEVRVTGGRENQEFVLALAPEESWVGAVRVELLPDEAKHIARGGGRLAVTVRVGLSRGTNAPQNLPVYFAEASDKDPRYANGYEILGIKDSWRTALAKTDQAQTGVWVLETPVRLARGDRLRVTLKSDALSRVRVSTTPFASADPLRSGADPGWDRLLKRQPSAWTGRTGHRLLESAMWAGVLGRAERARYRELHGELIECRGGKSPTVVTVAWKPAVTRVLPRGNWQDESGDPLNPLPPQGLVRSGWGEARPMNRLDLARWLVASDNPLTARVVMNRLWKQLFGNGISASVDDLGSQGEWPTHPALLDWLAVEFREGGWDLKAMVRTLVLSSTYRQSSNLRPELKDLDPNNRLLASQNPRRLEAEFVRDNALQIAGLLQRDIGGPSVRPYQPAGYYAPLQFPDRDYQPQKDDRQYRRGLYMHWQRTFLHPMLANFDAPAREECTAMRTVSNTPQQALTLLNDPSFVEAARVLAQDLVTSLPAKPRRGADRLAPSLERLNTLFLRALGRPPTSAEAESLTRFAEQQFVYYQSSPAEASELLKVGFSPSIGGSDPAELAAWTSVCRVVLNMHETLTRY, encoded by the coding sequence ATGCTCGTCGCCTGCGGTCTGGCACTCCAGGCCATCGCCGGCTCAGCAGATTCAGGCCGGTTGGAGTTCAATCGGGACATCCGTCCGATTCTCTCGGAAAACTGCTACCTTTGCCATGGGCCGGATAAGAACACCCGCAAGGGCAAGCTGCGGCTCGATCAGCGCGAGGAGGCGGTCGCCAAGCGCGCCTTGGTTCCCGGGAAACCGGAGGACAGCGAGTTAATGAAGCGGTTGGTGACCGCGGATCCCGAAGAAGTGATGCCTCCTCCGGACACCCATAAAACCATCAGCCCCGCACAGCGCGAGCTGCTGCGGCGCTGGATTGCCGAGGGTGCCGAGTATCAGCCTCACTGGGCCTATCGCACTCCTGAACGACCGGCGCTGCCGGTGGTGAAACAGGGGGAGTGGGTGAAAAAGCCAATCGATGCCTTTATCCTGGAAGCCCTTGAACGCCGCGGAATCGCACCCTCGCCGGAGGCGGACCGGGCGACGCTCCTTCGCCGTTTGAGCCTGGATCTGATCGGACTTCCGCCCTCGCCCGACGAGATCGCGGCCTTCGTCAAAGATCGGCGTTCGGACGCCTATGCGCGCCAGGTGGAGCGGCTCCTCCGGTCTCCCCATTTCGGCGAGCGTATGGCGGTCGGGTGGTTGGATCTGGTGCGGTACGCCGACACGGTGGGTTACCATGGGGATCAGAACATCAATGTGTTTCCGTATCGGGACTACGTCATCCGTTCCTTCAATGAAAACAAGCCCTTCGATCGATTCACCGTCGAACAGATCGCGGGGGACTTGCTCCCCAACGCCACGGAGGAGCAAAAAGTGGCTACCGGGTTCAATCGGTTAAACATGGTCACCCGGGAAGGAGGCGCCCAGCCCAAGGAGTATCTCGCGAAATATGCGGCCGATCGCGTTCGCACGGTGGCCGCGACCTGGCTGGGATCCACCATGGGTTGCGCCGAGTGCCACGATCATAAGTTCGACCCCTTCACGATGAAGGACTTTTACTCGATGGCTGCCTTCTTCGCGGACGTGAAGCAGTGGGGAGTGTATCAGGATTATAACTACACGCCGAATCCGGACCTCAAAGGCTGGAGCAACGACCATCCCTTTCCGCCCGAGATCGAGGTGGATAGTCCTTACCTTCAACAGCGAGCGGCGCGGATTCGATCTTCCTTGGATGCGGTTTTGGATCAGGTGCGTGACTCCGTCCAGGGAAGGGCGGCTCGCACTGCAGAGTTGGAAACATGGGTGTCGGACGCTCGACGTTTTCTCTCCGCCCATCCATCGGGATGGAGTGCCGAAGGAATCACTCTTCTGTCCTCCTCGAAGAACGCGACGCTCTCAAGCGAGGGCGAGGTGCGGGTAACAGGAGGACGCGAGAATCAGGAGTTTGTGCTGGCCCTGGCACCTGAGGAGAGCTGGGTGGGGGCGGTGCGGGTGGAGCTTCTGCCCGATGAAGCGAAGCACATTGCCCGTGGGGGCGGCCGACTCGCTGTGACGGTTCGGGTGGGGCTGAGTCGGGGAACCAACGCCCCGCAGAATCTGCCCGTCTACTTTGCCGAGGCGTCGGACAAGGATCCGCGTTATGCCAACGGTTATGAGATTCTTGGCATCAAGGACAGCTGGCGAACCGCGCTGGCGAAAACGGATCAGGCGCAAACGGGTGTGTGGGTGTTGGAGACACCGGTTCGCCTCGCCAGGGGTGATCGGTTGCGGGTGACCCTTAAGTCCGATGCCCTGAGCCGGGTTCGGGTGAGCACGACTCCGTTTGCCTCGGCGGATCCGCTTCGCAGCGGTGCGGATCCTGGCTGGGACCGGCTCTTGAAACGTCAGCCGAGCGCTTGGACGGGGAGGACTGGGCACCGGTTGCTGGAATCGGCGATGTGGGCCGGAGTGCTTGGCCGAGCGGAGCGCGCGCGCTACCGCGAGCTTCACGGCGAGCTGATCGAGTGTCGGGGGGGGAAGTCCCCCACGGTGGTCACGGTGGCTTGGAAGCCGGCTGTCACTCGGGTGCTCCCTCGGGGTAACTGGCAAGATGAGTCCGGTGACCCCTTAAATCCCCTGCCTCCGCAGGGCTTGGTGCGGTCGGGTTGGGGTGAGGCACGACCCATGAATCGGTTGGATCTGGCTCGCTGGCTGGTGGCGTCCGACAACCCGCTGACGGCTCGCGTGGTGATGAACCGGCTCTGGAAACAGCTGTTTGGGAATGGCATCTCGGCCTCGGTCGACGATTTAGGCTCACAGGGCGAGTGGCCCACGCATCCGGCTTTGTTGGATTGGCTGGCGGTGGAGTTTCGGGAAGGCGGATGGGATCTCAAGGCGATGGTGCGAACCCTGGTTCTTTCATCGACGTACCGGCAGTCCTCCAACCTGAGGCCGGAGCTAAAGGATCTTGATCCGAACAACCGCCTGCTGGCCTCGCAGAATCCGCGTCGTTTGGAGGCGGAGTTCGTCAGGGACAATGCCCTCCAGATCGCCGGGTTGCTGCAGCGGGATATCGGCGGCCCCAGCGTTCGGCCCTACCAGCCCGCGGGCTATTACGCTCCGCTTCAGTTTCCGGATCGGGACTATCAACCCCAGAAGGATGATCGCCAATACCGTCGCGGGCTCTACATGCACTGGCAGCGCACCTTTCTCCACCCGATGCTGGCCAACTTCGATGCTCCCGCGCGGGAAGAGTGCACCGCGATGCGCACGGTTTCCAACACTCCTCAACAGGCGTTGACGTTGTTGAACGACCCTTCGTTCGTCGAGGCGGCTCGCGTGCTGGCACAGGATTTGGTGACGTCCCTCCCGGCGAAGCCGCGTCGCGGCGCGGACCGGTTGGCTCCCAGCCTTGAACGGTTGAACACTTTATTTCTGAGGGCACTGGGACGCCCTCCCACCTCGGCGGAGGCAGAATCGCTGACGCGCTTCGCTGAGCAGCAGTTCGTTTATTACCAGTCGAGCCCGGCCGAGGCTTCCGAGTTGCTGAAGGTTGGATTCAGTCCCTCGATCGGGGGAAGCGATCCGGCCGAGTTGGCCGCTTGGACCTCGGTATGTCGCGTGGTGCTCAATATGCACGAAACGCTGACGAGGTATTGA
- a CDS encoding DUF1501 domain-containing protein, which yields MKTPLTTTEFQQGIQRRTFLWNSAYGLGAAALARLLGPQPLHAAAPSAAGATKKWRGVIAQPHSPVRAKRIIHLCMAGGPSHLESFDWKPELKRLHDQPFPDSYTKGQQLAQLQNTVLKARGSFVEFKPCGKSGLEISTLFPHIGSVADDLCIIRSMQTEQINHDPAHAFMNSGSIIKGRPSMGSWLLYGLGAETEDLPGFIVLTSAGKYGLQPVSARQWSSGFLPSQFQGILFQSRGEAVHYVGNPPGVCQSTQRQVVEEINRLNGMLAERRVDPEIQTRIAQYEMAFRMQASVPDLTDFSKESASTLERYGVKEPGDGSFASNCLLARRLAERGVRMIQLYHRAWDHHGDIEKAMPSAAKDVDQPTAALIRDLKERGMLDDTLILWGGEFGRTPMGQGSGRDHHILAFSVFAAGGGVRAGTAYGATDDLGYRAVENVVNVHDLHATLLHLMGIDHKRLNFKFQGLDARLTGIAGNVVKGILG from the coding sequence ATGAAGACCCCATTGACCACGACCGAGTTTCAGCAGGGAATACAGCGTCGAACTTTTTTGTGGAACTCGGCCTATGGTTTGGGTGCCGCGGCTCTGGCCCGCTTGCTTGGCCCGCAGCCCTTGCATGCCGCCGCTCCGTCTGCGGCCGGCGCTACGAAGAAGTGGCGGGGAGTGATTGCGCAGCCCCATAGCCCGGTGCGGGCTAAACGCATTATCCATCTCTGCATGGCTGGTGGACCGTCGCATCTGGAGAGCTTTGATTGGAAGCCGGAGCTGAAGCGCCTGCATGATCAGCCCTTTCCTGATTCCTATACCAAGGGGCAGCAGCTGGCCCAGTTGCAGAACACGGTTCTGAAGGCGCGGGGCTCGTTCGTGGAGTTCAAGCCGTGCGGGAAATCCGGCCTCGAGATCTCCACCCTCTTTCCGCATATCGGAAGCGTGGCGGATGATCTCTGCATCATTCGATCGATGCAGACCGAGCAGATCAACCATGACCCTGCTCATGCGTTTATGAACTCGGGCTCGATCATTAAGGGGCGGCCCAGCATGGGTTCCTGGCTCTTGTATGGGTTGGGGGCGGAGACCGAGGATTTACCGGGGTTCATTGTGCTGACTTCGGCGGGCAAGTATGGGCTGCAGCCGGTCTCAGCGCGACAGTGGTCGAGCGGATTTCTGCCCAGCCAGTTCCAGGGCATTCTGTTTCAATCTCGGGGAGAGGCGGTGCACTACGTGGGCAATCCGCCGGGTGTCTGTCAGAGCACTCAGCGTCAGGTGGTGGAGGAAATCAACCGCCTCAACGGGATGTTGGCCGAGCGTCGGGTCGATCCTGAAATTCAGACCCGCATTGCGCAGTATGAGATGGCGTTTCGAATGCAGGCTTCAGTCCCTGACCTTACCGATTTCAGCAAGGAATCCGCCTCCACCTTGGAGCGCTATGGGGTTAAGGAGCCGGGTGATGGCAGCTTTGCATCGAACTGTTTGTTGGCGCGGCGCTTGGCCGAACGGGGCGTGCGCATGATTCAGTTGTATCATCGGGCTTGGGATCATCATGGGGATATTGAGAAAGCCATGCCCTCGGCCGCGAAGGATGTGGACCAGCCGACGGCCGCCTTGATTCGCGACCTGAAGGAGCGTGGGATGCTTGATGACACCTTAATCCTCTGGGGTGGCGAGTTTGGTCGGACGCCCATGGGGCAGGGATCGGGACGCGACCATCATATCCTGGCCTTCTCCGTCTTTGCGGCCGGAGGCGGAGTTCGGGCGGGAACCGCGTATGGCGCTACCGATGACCTTGGGTATCGCGCGGTGGAGAATGTGGTCAATGTCCACGATCTCCATGCGACGTTGCTGCACCTGATGGGCATCGACCACAAGCGACTCAATTTTAAGTTTCAAGGGTTGGATGCTCGGCTGACGGGGATCGCGGGGAATGTGGTGAAAGGGATCCTCGGCTAG
- a CDS encoding PEP-CTERM sorting domain-containing protein (PEP-CTERM proteins occur, often in large numbers, in the proteomes of bacteria that also encode an exosortase, a predicted intramembrane cysteine proteinase. The presence of a PEP-CTERM domain at a protein's C-terminus predicts cleavage within the sorting domain, followed by covalent anchoring to some some component of the (usually Gram-negative) cell surface. Many PEP-CTERM proteins exhibit an unusual sequence composition that includes large numbers of potential glycosylation sites. Expression of one such protein has been shown restore the ability of a bacterium to form floc, a type of biofilm.) has translation MPKLFIIASLLLLTMECGFSQGSVVYHNTSQRDKYVFMPDPSAPALARLGGSLSDYQGFQKVEGPGYYAELWWAPGEGQPEASLGPVPGSLVTFRIGPTAGLINGKARLEIPGTFGGDRVTLQLRVWENFGQTVNTWEEAMDAGCIHGKSNLLGYELAGVDPAGNDRLGSGNMSYALQYFSLVIPEPSSVSLLWLGLGAWSVSCRRRGSE, from the coding sequence ATGCCTAAGCTTTTCATCATCGCGAGCTTGTTACTGCTGACGATGGAGTGCGGGTTCAGCCAGGGCTCGGTTGTCTACCACAACACGAGTCAGAGAGACAAATATGTCTTCATGCCCGATCCGTCGGCTCCAGCCTTGGCAAGACTCGGTGGAAGCTTGTCGGATTATCAGGGTTTCCAGAAAGTGGAAGGTCCGGGCTATTATGCCGAGCTTTGGTGGGCTCCCGGCGAAGGACAGCCGGAAGCCAGTCTTGGCCCGGTGCCCGGGTCCCTGGTCACGTTTCGCATCGGCCCTACGGCTGGCTTGATCAACGGCAAGGCCAGACTGGAGATCCCCGGAACTTTCGGAGGGGATCGGGTGACCCTACAACTACGGGTCTGGGAAAACTTCGGGCAAACCGTCAACACCTGGGAGGAAGCGATGGACGCCGGATGCATCCATGGAAAATCAAATCTCCTCGGTTATGAGCTCGCCGGAGTAGATCCAGCCGGGAATGATAGGTTAGGGTCAGGCAATATGTCCTATGCCTTACAATACTTCAGCCTCGTCATCCCCGAGCCATCCTCCGTCTCCCTGCTTTGGTTGGGATTAGGGGCCTGGAGCGTATCCTGCAGACGCAGAGGTTCAGAGTGA
- the tsaD gene encoding tRNA (adenosine(37)-N6)-threonylcarbamoyltransferase complex transferase subunit TsaD: MLLAIESSCDESSAAVIHEGRILANVVSSQTKLHAEYGGVVPELATREHLRNLPVVVRLALSQAGISAAEVQAVAATQGPGLPNALMTGLKFAQSFAFALQRPFFGIHHHEAHLYSPWIQGNPPAADFGSFAPNLSLIVSGGHTLLVQVAGLLQHTILGGTIDDAAGECFDKIAKLIGLPYPGGPELDRLAAQGNPKAYAFPRPMLKDPGYEFSFSGLKTSVRYFIEKHPELRQPGPEQNDLCASVQAAIVDVLVTKTIRATEACGFGCVTASGGVTCNRGLRASLQSACAARGIDLRLAEPSLCTDNAGMIGILAERKWLTGVAPSSLDTEATPHWPL; encoded by the coding sequence ATGTTGCTGGCGATTGAAAGTTCTTGCGATGAGAGTAGCGCGGCGGTGATCCACGAAGGCCGGATCCTCGCCAACGTGGTTTCATCGCAAACCAAACTGCACGCGGAATATGGCGGCGTGGTGCCCGAACTCGCCACCCGCGAACACTTGCGCAACCTGCCGGTCGTGGTTCGTCTGGCGCTGAGCCAGGCCGGAATCTCCGCAGCTGAGGTCCAGGCGGTGGCCGCTACCCAAGGCCCCGGCCTGCCCAACGCGCTGATGACCGGCCTCAAATTCGCGCAAAGTTTTGCCTTCGCCCTCCAGCGCCCGTTCTTCGGAATCCACCATCACGAGGCCCATCTCTACTCGCCGTGGATCCAAGGCAATCCGCCCGCCGCCGACTTTGGATCCTTCGCCCCCAACCTCTCGCTGATTGTGAGCGGGGGACACACACTCCTGGTCCAGGTCGCAGGCTTGCTCCAGCACACCATTCTGGGCGGGACCATCGACGATGCGGCTGGAGAATGCTTCGACAAGATCGCCAAGCTCATTGGACTCCCGTACCCCGGCGGTCCCGAACTTGATCGTCTTGCTGCCCAGGGAAATCCAAAGGCCTATGCTTTCCCCCGGCCCATGCTGAAGGATCCGGGCTATGAATTCAGCTTTAGCGGACTCAAGACGTCGGTTCGCTACTTTATCGAGAAACATCCGGAGCTGCGCCAACCCGGACCGGAACAGAATGATCTCTGCGCCAGCGTACAGGCGGCGATCGTGGACGTGCTGGTCACGAAAACCATTCGCGCGACAGAAGCCTGCGGGTTTGGCTGTGTGACCGCTTCCGGAGGCGTGACCTGCAATCGCGGCCTCCGGGCGTCTCTCCAGTCAGCCTGCGCCGCACGCGGAATCGATCTACGACTAGCCGAACCCTCCCTGTGCACCGACAATGCGGGCATGATCGGCATTCTCGCTGAGCGAAAGTGGCTCACGGGCGTCGCTCCCAGCTCACTCGACACCGAAGCCACCCCGCACTGGCCGTTGTAA